In Edaphobacter dinghuensis, a genomic segment contains:
- a CDS encoding response regulator transcription factor: MRILIVEDDPKMAALLRDALEKKSHRTFLATTGREGLEVGRSHKFEAIMLDVMLPEMDGFVVARSLREVGVAAPILMLTARDATTDIVRGLDSGVDDYLTKPFAFEELFARLRALARRRNTALSMQYHMGDLQLDPETHRAARSGTPISLTRTEYLLLEYMMCHPETVLRRDAIIDAVWGYERTVENNTLDAFMKQLRAKIDGNYEKKLIQTVRGFGYKLTAVSL, from the coding sequence ATGCGAATACTGATCGTCGAGGACGATCCAAAGATGGCAGCTCTGCTGCGAGACGCTTTGGAGAAGAAGTCGCATCGCACCTTTCTGGCGACGACTGGGCGAGAGGGCCTGGAGGTAGGGCGGAGCCACAAGTTCGAAGCAATCATGCTCGATGTGATGCTTCCGGAGATGGATGGCTTCGTCGTGGCGCGCTCGCTACGTGAAGTTGGGGTAGCCGCACCGATTCTTATGCTGACCGCTCGCGATGCGACAACAGACATTGTCCGTGGCCTGGATAGCGGGGTCGATGATTACTTGACCAAGCCATTTGCTTTCGAAGAGCTATTTGCCCGCTTGCGCGCTCTGGCGCGACGCCGCAATACTGCTCTGTCGATGCAGTACCACATGGGAGATCTTCAACTTGATCCGGAGACCCATCGGGCAGCGAGATCGGGAACGCCGATCAGTCTGACGCGGACAGAGTATCTGTTGCTGGAATATATGATGTGTCACCCGGAGACGGTTCTGAGACGAGACGCGATTATCGATGCCGTGTGGGGTTATGAGCGAACGGTCGAAAACAATACATTAGATGCATTCATGAAACAGCTTCGTGCCAAGATAGACGGAAACTACGAGAAGAAACTGATTCAAACCGTTCGGGGCTTTGGGTACAAGCTGACGGCGGTCAGCCTTTGA
- a CDS encoding carboxypeptidase-like regulatory domain-containing protein: protein MFRLIARFQIFALFILAMPLGAFAQTARYSGQVTDPQGAAIPNAEVHLYNLDYGNHVDTKTDAGGNFVAPYLPAGHYRIEVSAPGFAPRVTNNLTLVAGEAHVLNVQLGLASEQTSVQVNAGNEITQVHTDNAEISGTITNKEVAGLQLNGRNYTQLIALAPGVSNQTQQDEARVGLAGSVSYSVNGGRTEYNSFLVDGSETLNVGINKDHTSLIVTPSIDAIEEVKVLTSNYGAQYASTGDGVSLITTKSGTDQYHGSLYEFIRNEAFNAKGYFDVTNGAPLYRRNDLGGTIGGPLSIPHLYDAKGKTHFFFSEEARLEKDPYAYRQGVPSLAERNGDFSDVCPYTTSPLAGFSRAAYPDCPTSNLFAQIPQQYISPLARTILSTGIIPNPTATSGCNSSIGSCYNAEVELPTYWREELFRIDHAINATNQVSFRYIHDEYSSTTPVPQYGYVQNSFPTIQNRVHGPGLSMVAQWISTISPTLLNSFNVSYTNAPLTFTDVPGNFVSIARPPSLDTPTGTSNVVMPRIFDNGFGGKIPGIAIQGTNAEYGGYGFAVDSGYMPWTHSNPDYAFSDNITKSLGKHNVQFGAQWVLFQRNQVNGPIGAATGDVQGLLTFSNQQSAFTTGNAFADFLTYGGGEQPGPRAFQQDSAQGKYYQRYQIVEPYIQDDWKVNSRLTVNAGVRLSLFGTYREKNHNAYNWVASQYSRAISESVAVDPVQGYLIDTSTQSAVPIYQKDGSVSPVLLNGLMQCGLNGVPEGCMTGHLWNPAPRVGVAWDPRGDGKTAVRAGYGIFFEHGTANEANTGSLEGSAPMVLSMEQLNPATYTYDGTCGADCHLGQHSFPLNVTSIPTHAVWSYVQQWSLSVEQQLPTNTLASFGYIGSKGTHLTLVRQLNQLIPTPSQINLFGPHQPLLTRTCQSYLKPGGGFDLSRVYNLPGGALVKPGDPSYVNLETACYGYGAGGVTNPSALRTFAPGLGQIYSLENAANASYHSFQATVRHISGPLTLGVAYTYSHSIDDASDRSDTTFVNSYDVKSNRASSNFDQRQLLHISYLYDIPVRSTLQHFLSNISSDPDPESKAVNPAPGNFLRSHVWAILLDHWQLSGLTQFETGIPFTVLNGGSANGVSSQDNAGVFNGVGIGSYPDLVGDPHGHHPSLENTAKNFGPLLLNPGAFAAPRGLTFGNAGRNSLNNPQRWNFDAALDKHFPLGNTRSLEFRAEAFNVFNHTQFRIYDPVLGNQPNNTNSCYAPEGSSYNYSAGDPGNGTTDQGCLVGSSFLHPVDAHRPRTIQFGMRLAF from the coding sequence ATGTTTCGATTGATCGCTCGATTCCAGATATTTGCGCTCTTCATCCTTGCCATGCCTCTGGGGGCCTTTGCCCAGACGGCTCGCTACTCGGGCCAGGTTACCGATCCTCAAGGAGCTGCGATTCCGAACGCAGAGGTGCATCTCTATAACCTCGACTATGGCAATCACGTCGACACAAAGACGGACGCTGGCGGCAACTTCGTTGCTCCATACCTTCCGGCGGGTCACTATCGCATCGAGGTATCGGCACCAGGGTTTGCCCCTCGCGTTACGAACAATTTGACGCTTGTTGCGGGTGAGGCCCATGTACTTAACGTGCAACTCGGCCTCGCCTCAGAGCAAACTAGCGTGCAGGTCAATGCGGGCAACGAGATAACGCAGGTCCACACCGACAATGCCGAGATAAGCGGGACGATCACCAATAAGGAAGTCGCCGGCCTCCAGTTGAATGGCCGCAACTACACACAGTTGATTGCCTTGGCTCCGGGAGTCAGCAACCAGACACAACAGGATGAAGCTCGCGTGGGGTTGGCCGGGAGCGTGTCATACAGCGTGAATGGAGGCCGTACCGAGTACAACAGTTTTCTGGTCGATGGCTCTGAGACGTTGAACGTCGGCATCAATAAGGACCACACCTCTCTGATCGTTACGCCCAGCATCGACGCGATCGAGGAAGTAAAGGTGCTCACGTCGAACTATGGTGCGCAGTATGCGAGCACAGGTGACGGCGTTTCGCTTATCACAACGAAATCTGGCACGGATCAATATCACGGCAGCTTGTACGAGTTCATTCGCAATGAGGCCTTTAATGCGAAGGGTTATTTCGACGTGACGAATGGCGCGCCACTGTATCGTCGCAACGATCTCGGTGGAACGATTGGCGGCCCGCTTTCGATTCCTCACCTTTATGATGCGAAAGGCAAGACCCACTTCTTCTTCTCCGAAGAGGCACGACTGGAAAAAGATCCCTATGCTTACCGGCAGGGTGTCCCGTCACTCGCCGAGCGCAATGGGGACTTCAGCGATGTGTGTCCTTATACGACATCGCCCTTGGCCGGGTTCAGCCGAGCAGCCTATCCGGACTGCCCAACTTCAAATCTATTCGCTCAGATCCCACAACAGTACATCTCTCCGCTCGCCCGCACAATCCTGTCTACCGGAATCATCCCAAACCCGACCGCGACGAGCGGCTGCAACTCAAGCATCGGCTCTTGTTACAACGCCGAAGTGGAGCTTCCAACTTATTGGCGTGAGGAGCTCTTCCGCATCGATCATGCGATCAATGCCACGAATCAGGTCAGCTTCCGCTATATCCACGACGAATACAGCAGTACCACTCCGGTTCCTCAGTACGGATATGTCCAGAATAGTTTTCCAACCATCCAGAACCGCGTGCATGGCCCTGGCCTGAGCATGGTCGCGCAGTGGATATCCACAATATCGCCAACGCTGCTCAACAGCTTCAATGTGAGCTATACAAATGCTCCTCTCACGTTCACGGACGTCCCCGGAAATTTCGTCTCGATTGCTCGACCGCCGTCACTCGATACTCCCACAGGTACTTCGAACGTCGTCATGCCGCGTATCTTCGACAACGGGTTCGGTGGCAAGATTCCCGGTATCGCTATCCAAGGGACGAATGCCGAATACGGGGGCTATGGTTTTGCAGTCGATTCGGGCTATATGCCTTGGACCCATTCCAATCCCGATTACGCCTTCAGCGACAACATCACAAAGTCTCTGGGCAAACACAATGTGCAGTTCGGCGCTCAATGGGTACTTTTTCAACGGAACCAAGTCAATGGTCCAATTGGGGCCGCTACCGGCGACGTGCAGGGACTCCTTACCTTCAGTAACCAGCAATCAGCGTTTACCACGGGAAATGCTTTCGCAGATTTTCTCACATATGGCGGTGGCGAACAGCCTGGTCCAAGAGCCTTTCAGCAGGACAGCGCGCAAGGAAAATACTACCAACGCTATCAGATCGTTGAGCCCTATATACAGGATGATTGGAAGGTTAACTCTCGGTTGACGGTAAATGCCGGTGTTCGTCTTAGCCTATTCGGCACGTATCGCGAGAAGAATCACAACGCATACAACTGGGTAGCCTCTCAATATAGCCGGGCTATTTCCGAGTCAGTTGCAGTCGATCCGGTACAAGGGTACCTGATTGACACAAGTACACAGAGCGCCGTGCCCATCTACCAGAAAGACGGCAGCGTCAGTCCGGTGCTCTTGAACGGACTCATGCAATGCGGACTGAATGGCGTGCCAGAAGGATGCATGACCGGGCATCTTTGGAACCCCGCACCACGCGTGGGAGTGGCGTGGGACCCGCGTGGTGACGGCAAGACCGCCGTTCGAGCCGGTTACGGGATTTTCTTCGAACATGGAACGGCCAACGAGGCGAATACCGGGTCTCTTGAGGGTAGCGCTCCGATGGTTCTGAGCATGGAGCAGCTAAATCCCGCGACTTATACCTACGACGGAACCTGTGGTGCCGATTGTCACCTCGGCCAGCACTCCTTTCCTCTCAACGTTACCTCCATTCCCACACACGCCGTGTGGTCGTATGTGCAGCAGTGGAGTCTCAGCGTGGAGCAGCAGCTACCCACGAACACCCTTGCCTCTTTCGGTTATATCGGATCTAAAGGAACACACCTCACACTGGTCCGCCAGCTCAATCAGTTGATTCCGACTCCGAGCCAGATCAATCTCTTTGGCCCTCACCAACCGCTGCTGACACGTACCTGCCAGTCGTATCTCAAGCCTGGTGGTGGCTTTGACCTCAGCCGCGTGTACAACCTGCCGGGAGGGGCTCTGGTCAAACCAGGAGATCCCTCCTATGTAAATCTCGAGACTGCCTGTTATGGCTATGGTGCAGGTGGGGTTACCAATCCCAGCGCTCTTCGAACGTTTGCACCTGGCCTGGGACAGATATATTCCCTGGAAAACGCTGCAAATGCCAGTTACCACTCGTTTCAGGCAACGGTGCGCCATATTAGCGGTCCTTTGACGCTGGGTGTGGCCTATACATACAGCCACTCGATTGACGACGCTTCCGACCGTTCCGATACCACATTCGTGAACTCCTATGATGTGAAGTCGAACCGCGCCAGCTCAAACTTCGATCAACGCCAACTGCTGCACATCAGCTACTTGTATGACATACCCGTCCGTAGCACCCTGCAGCATTTCCTGAGCAATATCTCGAGCGATCCCGACCCTGAAAGCAAAGCTGTCAATCCAGCACCAGGTAACTTTCTCCGTTCCCATGTGTGGGCCATCCTCCTAGATCACTGGCAGTTGTCAGGTCTCACGCAATTTGAAACGGGGATTCCGTTCACCGTGCTGAATGGCGGCAGCGCCAACGGCGTCAGTTCACAGGACAACGCCGGCGTCTTCAATGGAGTCGGCATCGGGTCATATCCCGACCTGGTCGGCGACCCGCATGGGCATCATCCTTCGCTTGAAAATACAGCGAAGAACTTTGGCCCATTACTCTTGAACCCCGGTGCATTTGCCGCACCGCGCGGCCTGACATTCGGGAATGCAGGGCGCAACTCGCTCAATAATCCTCAGCGATGGAACTTCGACGCTGCGCTCGATAAACACTTTCCGCTCGGTAACACCCGCTCCCTGGAATTTCGTGCGGAAGCTTTCAACGTGTTCAACCATACACAGTTCCGCATCTACGATCCGGTCCTCGGGAACCAACCGAATAACACGAACAGTTGCTACGCGCCAGAAGGCTCCTCTTACAACTACTCTGCCGGCGATCCCGGCAATGGAACAACTGATCAAGGCTGTCTTGTAGGCAGCTCATTTCTGCATCCGGTGGACGCGCATCGACCGCGAACCATCCAGTTCGGCATGCGGTTGGCGTTCTAG
- a CDS encoding sensor histidine kinase yields the protein MKTVSIRTRLTYWYAVLVACVVMLLGLGVFLGASWGLRKAADQELTSGIDGIDAFLHHKLAIHQMDNLGEELREHSALMPRGKMFRVTDRSGVLIYQPDAMSIVTPVIPGPDEIREENITVGSRSFRTISRFAWVGPYRFLLQVAVDQTEYRELMTGLAWLLILSIPVAGLLAALVGYWMSGRALAPISQITETANSIDGSSLNRRLPLMGTHDELDQLSSTINYMLDRIAASYDRISQFTADASHELRTPIARVRSTAELLLMSVADPVRVQSGLADILSESDFMTRMIRDLLTLARNGLEEGRVSMELFELGESAKAMLPRARSLASTRGITVELITEEDILPVRGNQSIVERTLMILVDNAVHYTPSGGRVWISTWSAENLCGFTVRDNGVGIAQADQERIFERFYRVDTVRTPRDGGSGLGLSIAKSLVELHGGKIHLSSEVGSGSSFEVYFPRADLRRVVTDFKITG from the coding sequence TTGAAGACTGTCTCGATTCGCACACGACTGACATATTGGTATGCCGTGCTGGTTGCCTGTGTTGTCATGCTGCTGGGACTCGGCGTGTTCTTGGGCGCATCATGGGGGCTGCGGAAGGCTGCCGATCAGGAATTGACCTCAGGTATCGATGGTATCGACGCGTTTCTGCATCATAAATTAGCGATCCATCAGATGGACAACCTTGGCGAAGAACTTAGGGAACACTCTGCTTTGATGCCGCGCGGAAAGATGTTTCGGGTAACTGATCGATCAGGTGTGTTGATCTACCAGCCTGATGCGATGTCAATTGTGACGCCGGTCATTCCTGGGCCAGATGAGATTCGTGAAGAGAACATCACTGTCGGATCACGATCATTTCGCACGATCAGCCGGTTCGCCTGGGTCGGCCCGTACCGATTTCTTCTACAGGTGGCGGTCGATCAAACTGAGTACCGGGAGCTCATGACGGGGCTTGCATGGCTGCTCATTCTGAGCATCCCGGTGGCCGGACTGCTTGCTGCGCTGGTGGGTTACTGGATGAGCGGGCGGGCTCTCGCTCCAATTAGCCAGATTACGGAGACGGCGAACTCGATCGATGGCAGCAGCCTTAATCGCCGTCTGCCACTAATGGGAACGCATGATGAGTTAGATCAGCTCTCATCGACGATCAACTATATGCTCGATCGCATTGCGGCCTCGTATGATCGCATCTCGCAGTTTACAGCGGACGCATCCCATGAACTGCGTACTCCCATTGCGAGGGTCCGCTCCACCGCTGAGCTTCTACTGATGAGTGTTGCCGATCCGGTGCGCGTTCAAAGCGGACTCGCGGACATTCTTTCCGAGAGCGACTTTATGACACGCATGATCCGAGACTTGCTGACGCTGGCACGTAACGGATTGGAGGAGGGGCGTGTGTCTATGGAGCTATTCGAGCTCGGTGAGTCCGCCAAGGCAATGCTGCCGCGCGCGCGATCGCTGGCCTCAACCCGGGGCATCACGGTGGAGTTGATTACAGAAGAAGATATTCTGCCGGTGCGAGGCAACCAGAGCATCGTTGAGAGGACATTGATGATCCTGGTCGACAATGCGGTCCACTACACTCCGTCCGGAGGCCGGGTCTGGATCAGCACATGGAGCGCGGAGAATCTCTGTGGTTTTACCGTACGCGACAACGGTGTGGGAATTGCTCAGGCTGATCAGGAACGGATCTTCGAGCGTTTCTATCGAGTTGATACGGTAAGGACGCCGAGAGATGGAGGCTCTGGCCTAGGCTTGTCGATTGCCAAGAGCTTAGTGGAGCTGCACGGTGGCAAGATCCACCTGAGTAGTGAGGTTGGCAGCGGTTCCAGCTTTGAGGTTTACTTTCCACGAGCGGACCTTCGCCGGGTTGTCACGGATTTTAAGATCACAGGTTAG
- a CDS encoding RNA polymerase sigma factor → MSFYHSQPGRRTNEDVFFEYHSQLLTWAAQITRNDRAESEDLVQDFYLTVLRISRTLDGMEQLEGYLFRVLRNLYYARMRRARREPIDSLSIVDYDSVEQGLVAADRRELLFIRSHLEQICLYACQRKSTNRAAGILIMRFFLGYYPSELMKVVQIPRYVVDQALHVARNEARMHLDHPGAIVSISPAKSPSISVSKRSAGNDSHDIFLKLRETIFRASEGEHFDRAVLEQRYAGGETPSPLSAQQLAHLVSCPTCLDQVNTILHLPLLAERSPEYGLDRDGGSGPQAGIGENSASQTRTKRSDSKKGPSLRKLERRARDVYEHRPDSLEIVVDGDIRSSQKVTAEINEFCLKLARKEEPSFIEVISEQGFRLAFLLVEAPVSADMLQQVESVFLSDGRSLVLTLSFAAEDPTVHVLYHDPVVAEESAAKPMTSSASTDLVQLSTESSIKTIVLVPANRTLRRATRVITFLSKNLKRFFVGMMNPMLATSLVCGVAAVVLLVISLRTASVMTPGELLQRATVAENAAAQSGTSGVVVQSVRIQTPLRKVERTLYRDVQHKRSLKNKTLSHQDASLRTELENSGIPWNDPLSADSFRDWHDGVAVSRDIVKRPEKGLLTLTTTVSTGRIASESLTVREADFRPIKRTVELRDAGTIEVAELNYSVLPWSSVNPDIFEPLTAIPEAEGRHLHTSLLPHLPHAVTPGELDLAELSARLMLNRLGLDANSRIEITRNLDGVHVRGLVDTEMQKNQLQAQLRLIPNVIPSILTVQEMESYANSSSGITSIRQSSDVAAAPSALEMYFNEHHLDQQEFSSTTQDFLEGSFAVKWETEQLSTLLQRFSTDTTLPTPARTALAELLVQHKTALLAALAREERALMRAQLTVPPSSSVASSNDLTESLRKDAGENFALCIELTSDNKNASRPAQIIAPQLAKSIAELRAAALQISSTALSLSSSPGNAGLASKNN, encoded by the coding sequence ATGTCTTTTTACCACTCCCAACCCGGCCGGAGAACGAACGAGGACGTCTTCTTCGAGTACCACTCACAGCTCTTGACGTGGGCAGCGCAGATCACGCGCAACGACCGTGCCGAGTCCGAGGACTTGGTACAGGATTTCTATCTGACTGTTCTTCGCATCAGCCGCACGCTTGATGGAATGGAGCAGTTAGAGGGATACCTGTTCCGTGTGCTGCGCAATCTCTACTATGCGCGTATGCGTCGGGCACGGCGAGAACCGATCGACAGCTTATCCATCGTTGACTATGACTCCGTAGAGCAAGGGCTTGTCGCGGCTGATCGCAGGGAGTTGCTGTTCATCCGCTCCCATCTAGAGCAAATCTGCCTGTATGCATGCCAACGCAAGAGCACAAATCGCGCTGCTGGGATTCTGATCATGCGCTTCTTTCTCGGGTACTACCCGAGTGAGTTGATGAAGGTTGTCCAGATTCCCCGCTATGTAGTCGACCAGGCACTGCATGTTGCGCGGAATGAAGCTCGGATGCATCTGGACCACCCCGGAGCTATTGTTTCCATTTCTCCTGCGAAAAGCCCGTCTATCTCTGTCTCGAAACGGAGCGCTGGTAACGACAGCCACGATATCTTCCTGAAGCTCCGCGAAACAATCTTCCGCGCATCGGAAGGTGAGCATTTTGATCGCGCGGTTCTGGAGCAGCGGTATGCCGGTGGCGAAACACCTTCTCCTCTGAGCGCCCAGCAACTCGCACATCTGGTCAGTTGTCCAACATGTCTCGATCAAGTAAACACGATCCTGCATCTGCCGCTTCTAGCCGAGCGATCTCCTGAATACGGCCTTGATCGTGATGGTGGTTCTGGCCCACAGGCAGGGATAGGAGAAAACAGCGCTTCTCAAACGCGAACGAAGCGCTCTGATAGCAAAAAGGGGCCTTCACTTCGCAAACTAGAGCGCCGAGCCAGAGATGTCTATGAACACCGCCCTGACAGCTTGGAAATTGTGGTCGACGGAGACATCCGGTCGTCACAGAAGGTGACGGCAGAGATCAATGAGTTCTGCCTGAAGCTGGCACGGAAGGAAGAACCTTCGTTTATCGAGGTGATAAGCGAACAAGGCTTCCGGCTGGCCTTCCTATTGGTTGAAGCGCCTGTCTCGGCGGACATGCTGCAACAAGTCGAATCCGTTTTCTTGAGCGATGGACGTTCTCTCGTTCTAACGTTGAGCTTCGCTGCGGAAGATCCCACGGTTCACGTCTTGTATCACGATCCGGTCGTCGCCGAAGAGTCTGCGGCGAAGCCAATGACTAGCAGCGCTTCAACTGATTTGGTTCAGTTATCGACGGAGAGCTCAATAAAGACGATCGTTCTCGTTCCTGCTAATCGAACATTGCGCAGGGCTACGAGAGTGATCACATTCCTGTCGAAAAATCTTAAGAGGTTCTTTGTCGGCATGATGAATCCCATGCTGGCGACTTCCCTTGTTTGTGGAGTTGCCGCGGTTGTACTTCTCGTTATCTCGCTTCGTACCGCATCGGTGATGACGCCGGGGGAGCTGTTGCAGCGGGCAACTGTAGCAGAAAATGCTGCGGCTCAATCCGGAACCAGTGGCGTCGTTGTGCAGAGTGTGCGTATTCAAACCCCACTCCGCAAGGTGGAGCGGACCCTTTATCGTGACGTACAGCATAAGCGTAGTCTGAAGAACAAAACGCTAAGCCATCAAGACGCTTCGCTTCGCACTGAGCTTGAAAACTCCGGGATCCCCTGGAACGATCCGCTCTCCGCAGATTCATTCCGTGATTGGCATGATGGCGTGGCTGTGTCGCGGGATATAGTGAAGCGTCCCGAAAAAGGTTTGTTGACGCTCACGACCACGGTCTCGACTGGACGCATTGCCAGCGAATCGCTTACGGTTCGCGAGGCTGATTTCCGGCCCATCAAGAGAACGGTTGAGTTGCGGGATGCCGGAACGATTGAAGTCGCCGAATTGAACTACAGCGTCCTTCCGTGGAGTTCGGTCAACCCTGATATCTTCGAGCCGCTGACTGCCATACCGGAAGCGGAAGGACGGCATCTGCACACCTCCTTGCTTCCTCATCTTCCACACGCAGTTACTCCGGGAGAGTTGGATCTTGCCGAGCTGTCGGCGCGCCTGATGCTCAACCGTCTTGGTTTGGATGCCAACAGCCGTATCGAGATCACTCGCAACCTTGATGGAGTGCACGTTCGAGGCCTTGTGGATACCGAGATGCAAAAAAACCAACTGCAAGCTCAACTACGCCTCATTCCGAATGTTATTCCGTCAATCCTAACCGTGCAGGAAATGGAAAGCTACGCCAACTCCAGCTCAGGTATCACGTCGATTCGTCAATCCTCTGATGTTGCGGCGGCTCCGTCAGCGCTGGAGATGTACTTCAACGAGCATCACTTGGATCAGCAAGAGTTTTCATCAACAACGCAAGATTTTCTCGAAGGGTCCTTTGCGGTGAAGTGGGAAACGGAGCAGCTTTCTACTCTTCTTCAGAGGTTTTCGACAGATACCACGCTGCCCACTCCGGCCCGGACTGCTTTAGCAGAATTATTAGTTCAGCATAAAACTGCGTTGCTGGCAGCGTTGGCGCGCGAAGAACGCGCATTGATGCGGGCGCAGTTGACCGTACCCCCGTCGAGTTCCGTGGCCAGTAGCAACGATCTTACGGAAAGTCTGCGCAAAGATGCGGGGGAAAACTTCGCATTGTGCATAGAACTGACTTCCGACAACAAGAATGCATCCCGTCCAGCCCAGATCATAGCGCCGCAACTCGCAAAGTCGATTGCGGAGTTGCGTGCGGCTGCTCTCCAGATTTCTTCCACGGCGTTGTCTCTTTCCTCCTCACCCGGCAATGCCGGCCTTGCAAGCAAGAACAATTAG